CCGTGCTCTTCGAAGGGCTCTCTCCGGATCCGACGTATACCGCGAGCTCGATGCCGTTCCCCCGAACGTGGTATCAGCCACTGGCCCTGCTGAGTGGCTTGGGAATCATGGTCGCGAGCTTCGTCGTTGGGTGGCTCCGCTGGCCATCCCGGCCACGGTACACGTTCCTCGGCATCCTCATGGGATTGTGGATCTCGTACCCCTACCTCCTTCCAGGACTGGCAAGCGATACGCATCCACTTGGGTACGCCATCGTCCTCGGCACGCCAATCCTGGTCGGTTATGTCGTCTGGAAGGACGCAGGGAGTGTCATTCGCGCAGTCATGCGTGATCCGGTTGCGCGTCGCTTCGGCATCGGTGTTGGTGTCGTGTTAGCGCTCTTTTTCGTCTCGATAACGGGGTACCTCTCGTTTTTCCCCGAAGAAGGCTTCCCCGAGGAAGTGACGGTCGTCGTTCTGCCCGCAATCTATCAGTTGGTGTCGTGGCCGACACTCGAAATCGCGATCCCCCATCTTCCGTTCATACATATCCCGTTCTTCCTGGCCGTGTCACCTGGCCAGGTCATCGTCGTCGGGATGCTGAGCGCTCTCATCGGGTTGAACGCTGCCCTCATCGCCCGTCACTGGCGCGTCGAAGAACGAGCTGGTATGACCGAAGGAACCGCCGGGAGTGCTGCAATCGTCGGGACGTGTACTTGTGGCTGCTGTGGACCACTCGTCGCAAAGATCGCGGTGCTTGCTGCCGGGCCATCGATTGCCGCCCCCCTCTACTGGGTATTCGTCGATTCGGCCTCGCCGCTCAGTGCAGTATTCATCGTTGGGAGCTTCGTCCTCTTCACTGGGAGTCTGATCTACTCGGTTCAAACAGCCCGACAACCCGATCAATCGGCCGCCATCATCCCCGCCGACTGAGGTAAGGTATCTACCGTAACACGGTACTCGGGATGGACGAATGAGTCAAGAGATGAAGAGGAAACGCCGACAGTACGTGTTTTTGTGACTAGCAGCGGTACTGATCGTTGTCGGCACACTCGGAACCGGCTTCCTCCAGTCGACGCCGTTCGACCAAGTCCTCTCTGGAGGCATCATCGTCCCGGGCTTTGCGATCGGGTACGTGGGTCTCGGTGCCTTCGAATTTCCCGAATGAAACGATAGGTGCCGTCTTCACCGGTTGCAGCGGGTATCTGCCGCTTCGCAAGGATGAAACCGCTACTCGTGAAGCAGGTCTCGAAACGAATTCGCCGCCAGGAGACCGCCGGTCGCCACGACCGCACCCATCGCGAACACCGGATTCAGCAACCCCGTCGCTGCGAGGGACATCGTAACTCCATTGTAGAGCAGCGCTAGCCCATTATTCTGTTTGACACGCCGACGAGCTGCAGCTGCGAGGTGGAACGTCGTCTCCACCGCCGCGAGGTCGTCACCGACGATAGAAATATCCGCGGCATCGGACGCGAGTGCCGTTCCACCACCGAGCGAGATCCCCAAATCTGCGGTCGCAAGGGCCGGAGCATCGTTCGTCCCATCACCGACCATTGTAACCTGTCCCCGGGACTGTAACCGCCGGATCGTCGCGGTCTTGCCTGCGGGTGGGACCCCCGCGAACACGTGATCGACGGCAGGATGGCTGTCGAGAAAATCAGTGGCAGCCTCATCATCACCGGTCAGAACGACGATCTCGATAGCACGGTCACTCAGTTGCGTGAGTGTCTCATCCCAGCTTGGGCGTGGTTCATCGCCCACGACGATGACACCCTCTGCATGACCGTCCCGACCGACGACGACCGGAAGGTGACCGGCCGTTCGTGCCTCTGCGGCACGCGTCTCGATCTGCTCGCTAACCGACCACCCCAGTTCCGCGAAGAGATGGAGATTCCCGACGAGAACGTGTGTATCCGCGACGACGCCTTCGACGCCGGTCGCGTGGCTCGTGAATTCAGTGATGTCCTCTGCGTGCTCGTGATCACTTCCATCGGCAACACCACCATCGGCTCTCGACCGGTCGCCGTCCTGATTCCCTTGTGCGAACGCATTCACGATCGCGTCGGCCGCCGGGTGGGATGCTCGCTGTTCGAGGGCCGCGACGATTTCAAGGAGATCCGACGGTGCATCCACCTCGAGGACATCCATCTGGCCGGTCGTGAGAGTCCCCGTTTTGTCGAAGACGACGACGTCGACGTTCCGAAGGCGCTCGAAGACGGTCTCGTCGAAGATGACGATGCCGCGCTCTACCGCTTGTTCGATACTGGTTGCCACCGAGAGCGGGGTTGCCAGGCCAAGTGCCCACGGACATCCAACCAAGAGAACCACCAGCGCGGTCAGGACGGCGACGGGGATGCCAGTCCCCACCAGAAGCGACCCCAATCCAGCGAGTACCGCCCCACCGACGACGACCGGGATAATGACTGACGCGAGCCGATCTGCCTGCCGCTGGACGCCGTGATCCCCGCTCTGAAGATCCCAAACCGAAGTGATGAGGCGATCGATACTACTGGTTGTCTCATCGCTCACTGTGAGGACGGCAGCACCATTTGTGACGACCGCCCCGCCGACGACCTCGTCTCCCGCTTGCTTCGATACCGGAAGCGACTCGCCCGTCACGATCGCTTCATCGACCGTACACTCACCCTCAGCGAGAACTCCATCGACCGGGATTCGTTCACCCTCGCGGACGAGGACACGCTCCCCGGGTACCAGATCGTGTACGTCGACCGTCGTCGTCCCATCGGCGCCATACCGCCTGGCCTCGGTGACGTGAGAGATAGTGAGATTCGTCAGGCGATCCATCGCCCGCTGCTTGCTCAGTGATTCGTAGAAGATAGCGGCCACCACACTCGCGGCAACCACAATCGTGAGGTCGTAGAACACATCGAGCCGCCCGAGGAGGAAGGCAATCGTGCTATACACGTAGGCACCCACGATGGTTAGTGCGACGAGCAGGTCGGTGTTCGGCTGTCGCATCTTCAGACTGACATACGCACCCTGTAACAACGGCAGGCCGGTGAAAAACAGAACTACCCCTGTCAAAACGAGAAAGAGCGGCAGGATCAACAGGCTATCTCCACCACCGAGTCCGGACGCACTCGCGTACATATCGAGCGTCCCGTCACCAAAGAACGACGAGAGCTGCGCCGGATAGAGGAGGACCGCATATGGGAGGAGCATGAACGTCCCGAAAATGACGCCAGCAGCGTAACGGAACCCTAGCACCTCATCAATGCCTCGTTCAGTAGGTTCGTCAGATCGCCGTGACTGTCCGATTACAGTCGGTGCGTCATCATTCCCTCCAGCACGAAGGGTTGCCGAATAGCCGAGCGTACTCAGAGCATCACAGAGAGTCTCCTTCGAGACGCGATCAGGGTCGTATGTGATACGGATCGTCTCGGTAACGTAACTCGCCGCGGCGTCAGTGACACCCTCACAGCTCTTGGCGACTGATTCGAGAAATGCTTCACACGTCGCACAGTGCATCCCATCGACTTGGAAGAAAACACGTGACTCGGTCGTCGATTCAGTGGAGCCTCCAGCGCGCTGAATTTTTTCAACGCTGGGAGTGTGCCTAACTCCGGGTGTTGTGTCCATCCGTCGAGATTCCGGTTCCTCATTACAAAGGACACGATAGACGCTCTGACACCCTGTACAACAAAAGAGAAGATCGTCAGCACCGACGACTCGGTGGTCGGGTACGGTTCCATCACAGAGCGCGCACGTGGGAGGTGATAAATGAGATGGAGACATAACTGCTCACCACCGGCGTAGAGAGGTACAGCCTCGGCCGGGGAACGCAGGTGCCAATCTAAGTCGAACGGCCATTACTGGTGGTACAGATGCGTCGGTATTAATGCTGTCCGGAGAACGCGACTTAGTCCTTTGACATCGCGGAGAGCTCCGGTTGGAGGAACATGACATTCACGCGTCCGACGGCATCGAAATCTCGGAGTCGGTACACCAACTCCCGGATTCGTGCTGCAGAGCCCTGACAGAAGAGCGTCTCAAGACACCACTCCCCGTGGTGCATATGTTGTGTGGTACTGATAACCTCCTCAAACTCGTGCTGAACCGTATGGAGTTCACCGATGACGAGTGTGTGCTCGTAATCGAACGCCAGCGCTGCGACGACAGGGCCGTCCAACTCTTCCAGTTCCGTGTGACGCTCGATGTATTCCTGAATCGCCTCACGGACGGCACGGGAGCGTGATTCCAATCCTTCGTCTTGCCACGTCGTATCGAACGACTCGAGAACCTCTTGGGGAATGTTCAAACTCGTTCTCATACCTCAGCTATGGATGGCACTCCTCAAGAGCGTCATTATTACGAACTCCCGAATCGGGCCATAACAACCCGTATAAGCAATTCTCACTCTACTATCGAGTAGATGGCCAACGGAGTGTTCGCACTCGCACTCGGGGCAACTGCCCTCGGTCTCACGCACGGTCTCTCCCCGGGCCACGGATGGGCAATTGCGGCGAGCTACGCGCTCGACAAACCAAACAAATGGGTCTCCGGAGCTGCATCAAGCCTCATTCTTGGGATTGGACATCTCATCAGTAGTATCGCGATGGTGGTCGTCTACTTCTGGGCGCTCTCGTATTTCGGCCTCACCCAGATTCCCTGGATGAACTACGTCGCCGGGACGCTACTCATCGTCCTCGGAATCTGGCAATACGTCAGTGGGCACGAACACACCGCGTCAAATCAGGAAGACGATCATAGTGACCACCACGATCACGCCCACGACGACGGTCATGCCCACGTCGACGACGATACCCAAGGATGGATCGCTCGGGCTCGGCGGATAGTTCCGTTCGTGAGCCAGTCCGGCCATTCCCACTCTCACGACAATCTCGAGGAGACGTCGGATCGTGGGCTGTACGGGATGGCAGCCCTCGCGTTCGCCCTCGGATTCACCCACAACGAGGAGTTCGATATTATTGCGATCTGCACCGGCTCGACCTATTGTCTCGAACTGATGCTCATCT
The genomic region above belongs to Haloarcula salinisoli and contains:
- a CDS encoding CopG family ribbon-helix-helix protein, whose translation is MRTSLNIPQEVLESFDTTWQDEGLESRSRAVREAIQEYIERHTELEELDGPVVAALAFDYEHTLVIGELHTVQHEFEEVISTTQHMHHGEWCLETLFCQGSAARIRELVYRLRDFDAVGRVNVMFLQPELSAMSKD
- a CDS encoding heavy metal translocating P-type ATPase, with amino-acid sequence MSPSHLSPPTCALCDGTVPDHRVVGADDLLFCCTGCQSVYRVLCNEEPESRRMDTTPGVRHTPSVEKIQRAGGSTESTTESRVFFQVDGMHCATCEAFLESVAKSCEGVTDAAASYVTETIRITYDPDRVSKETLCDALSTLGYSATLRAGGNDDAPTVIGQSRRSDEPTERGIDEVLGFRYAAGVIFGTFMLLPYAVLLYPAQLSSFFGDGTLDMYASASGLGGGDSLLILPLFLVLTGVVLFFTGLPLLQGAYVSLKMRQPNTDLLVALTIVGAYVYSTIAFLLGRLDVFYDLTIVVAASVVAAIFYESLSKQRAMDRLTNLTISHVTEARRYGADGTTTVDVHDLVPGERVLVREGERIPVDGVLAEGECTVDEAIVTGESLPVSKQAGDEVVGGAVVTNGAAVLTVSDETTSSIDRLITSVWDLQSGDHGVQRQADRLASVIIPVVVGGAVLAGLGSLLVGTGIPVAVLTALVVLLVGCPWALGLATPLSVATSIEQAVERGIVIFDETVFERLRNVDVVVFDKTGTLTTGQMDVLEVDAPSDLLEIVAALEQRASHPAADAIVNAFAQGNQDGDRSRADGGVADGSDHEHAEDITEFTSHATGVEGVVADTHVLVGNLHLFAELGWSVSEQIETRAAEARTAGHLPVVVGRDGHAEGVIVVGDEPRPSWDETLTQLSDRAIEIVVLTGDDEAATDFLDSHPAVDHVFAGVPPAGKTATIRRLQSRGQVTMVGDGTNDAPALATADLGISLGGGTALASDAADISIVGDDLAAVETTFHLAAAARRRVKQNNGLALLYNGVTMSLAATGLLNPVFAMGAVVATGGLLAANSFRDLLHE